One Setaria italica strain Yugu1 chromosome I, Setaria_italica_v2.0, whole genome shotgun sequence DNA window includes the following coding sequences:
- the LOC101768695 gene encoding probable LRR receptor-like serine/threonine-protein kinase At1g53440 isoform X1, translated as MGGGGYHCGVVVLLRRLFLLLLGLGCSIGGRCWAQATRLPQQEVEALKGIATKLNKTDWDFNVDPCSASGNWVNSPTKFLISNVTCDCSFKNHMECHVISLQLRRQNLSGVLPEEVLNLTYLRHLDLPRNFIQGPIPASWASLPVFNLSLQGNRISGRLPKELGRMPMLKSIVLESNQIEGPIPPELGNIISLERFFISANNITGELPPTFSRLTNMTDFRIDGTSISGKIPSFIKNWQRVNRIDMQGTLMSGPIPQEISLLKNLTELRVTDLSGPSMKFPPLQNALHLKELVLRNCSIYGEIPSYLGLMQYLKVLDISFNKLTGQIPINFQGMTALQYLYLTSNMLTGDLPDWMLKNRASNKKNMDISYNDFTGNPPSECQQANVNMVSSFSSSNDNSLQPCLRKNLPCMGKPRDSSLFINCGGKSVTVDGVTYKDDSSQIGTSTFVLSNDKKWAYSSTGDFVGNENADYIARNTSELTLAHPELYTEARLASLSLKYYGLCMDNGEYMVKLHFAEIVFTEDHTYSSNGKRVFDVFIQGAKVLGDFNIQDEAGGVRRAITKYFATNITENTLEIHLYWGGKGSTAIPYRGMYGPLISAISVTQTRRNHRGVSTGVVIAIIAVPCLAVILLLIACYFKIWKRKNVIGRQFCNQGRKTTISELQTRAQYFFTLKEIEHATKHFDPANKIGEGGFGPVYKGTLADGTAIAVKKLSSKSSQGNREFLNETGIIFTLRHPNLVRLFGCCIDGDQLLLIYEFLENNSLGRALFGRAEHKLKLDWPTRYNICLGTAKGLVYLHEESTLKIIHRDIKPSNILLDEKLQPKISDFGLAKLNDDSGPVSTRIAGTVGYMAPEYATRGCLTRKADIYSYGVVTLEIVSGMSNTNSVSNEEYLHLLDWAEGLKQQGRLLEVVDRRLGSDYSQEQALRLLNVALLCTSTLPTQRPRMSSVVKMLCGQIPIEVSPDDADLIEDLHIAQPHHSLNNSQIDWSQIPSSDCSILLHDSKDSGCLPSSSSSSLKL; from the exons ATGGGAGGAGGCGGCTACCACTGCGGCGTTGTGGTTCTGctccgccgcctcttcctcctgctcctggGCCTCGGCTGCAGCATCGGCGGCCGGTGCTGGGCGCAGGCTACTCGGCTGCCGCAGCAAGAAG TTGAAGCGCTCAAAGGAATAGCAACCAAGCTTAACAAGACGGACTGGGACTTCAACGTGGATCCATGCAGTGCATCAGGAAATTGGGTCAATTCCCCCACCAAATTTCTTATCAGCAATGTGACATGTGATTGTTCATTCAAGAACCACATGGAGTGTCACGTTATCAGCTT GCAGCTTAGGCGTCAGAATCTCAGTGGAGTTCTACCTGAAGAAGTTTTGAATCTTACTTATTTGCGACATCT TGACTTGCCACGCAACTTCATTCAAGGACCAATTCCAGCATCCTGGGCAAGCCTACCTGTTTTTAATCT GTCTCTGCAGGGAAATCGCATATCTGGAAGACTACCTAAGGAACTTGGACGCATGCCCATGTTGAAATCTAT CGTGCTAGAAAGTAATCAGATTGAGGGCCCTATTCCACCAGAGCTGGGTAATATCATCAGCTTGGAGAGATT TTTCATTTCTGCAAATAACATCACAGGAGAGTTGCCCCCAACGTTTTCCAGGCTGACAAATATGACAGACTT TCGTATTGATGGGACCAGTATCTCAGGGAAAATACCCAGCTTCATTAAGAATTGGCAGCGCGTGAACAGAAT AGACATGCAGGGTACCTTGATGAGTGGACCTATTCCTCAAGAAATTTCCTTGCTAAAGAACTTGACAGAACT GAGGGTGACTGATTTGAGTGGACCAAGCATGAAATTTCCTCCCTTACAAAATGCGCTGCACCTTAAAGAATT GGTCCTAAGAAATTGCTCCATCTATGGTGAAATACCTTCTTACCTTGGACTAATGCAGTACCTTAAAGTCTT AGATATAAGCTTCAACAAGTTGACCGGTCAAATCCCAATAAATTTTCAAGGAATGACAGCACTACAATATTT GTACCTGACTAGCAATATGCTGACAGGAGATTTGCCTGATTGGATGTTGAAAAACAGGGcaagcaataaaaaaaacat GGATATATCGTATAATGACTTCACGGGTAACCCTCCATCTGAGTGCCAGCAAGCAAATGT AAATATGGTGTCAAGCTTTTCATCTTCAAATGACAATTC ATTGCAGCCATGTTTAAGAAAGAATCTTCCTTGCATGGGCAAACCACGCG ATTCCTCCCTGTTCATCAATTGTGGCGGTAAAAGTGTTACGGTGGATGGGGTTACCTACAAGGATGACTCGTCCCAAATTGGAACATCAACCTTTGTTTTATCTAATGATAAGAAATGGGCATACAGTAGCACAGGTGATTTTGTGGGTAACGAGAATGCTGACTATATTGCTAGAAACACATCGGAATTAACCCTGGCTCATCCTGAGCTATACACTGAAGCTCGTCTCGCATCTCTCTCTCTGAAATACTATGGCCTTTGCATGGATAATGGTGAATATATGGTAAAGCTTCATTTTGCTGAGATTGTGTTCACAGAAGATCATACTTATTCCAGTAACGGCAAGCGTGTTTTTGATGTCTTCATCCAG GGTGCTAAAGTATTGGGGGACTTTAACATTCAAGATGAGGCTGGTGGTGTCCGTCGTGCAATTACCAAATATTTTGCAACCAACATTACAGAGAATACACTGGAAATTCACTTATATTGGGGAGGCAAAGGTAGCACAGCGATACCTTATCGGGGCATGTATGGTCCACTGATCTCAGCCATATCGGTAACTCAGA CTCGCAGGAACCATCGTGGAGTCTCAACTGGAGTGGTGATCGCCATAATAGCTGTGCCATGTTTGGCTGTCATACTCCTGCTTATAGCCTGCTATTTCAAAATCTGGAAAAGGAAGAATGTTATAG GTAGACAATTCTGCAACCAAGGAAGGAAAACTACTATTTCAGAGCTTCAAACACGGGCACAGTATTTCTTTACCTTGAAAGAGATTGAGCATGCAACAAAACATTTTGATCCTGCAAATAAAATAGGTGAGGGTGGCTTTGGACCTGTTTacaag GGTACACTAGCAGATGGTACTGCTATTGCAGTAAAAAAGCTGTCCTCGAAATCAAGCCAAGGAAATCGTGAGTTTTTAAATGAGACAGGAATAATATTTACTCTAAGGCATCCAAACCTTGTGAGGCTCTTTGGTTGTTGTATTGATGGGGATCAGCTTCTTCTGATATATGAATTCTTGGAAAATAATAGTCTTGGTCGTGCACTTTTTG GTCGTGCAGAACACAAGCTGAAATTAGACTGGCCAACAAGGTACAACATCTGCCTTGGAACTGCGAAAGGTCTGGTCTATCTCCACGAAGAGTCTACACTAAAAATAATCCACAGAGATATTAAACCATCAAATATTCTTCTTGATGAAAAGCTGCAGCCTAAAATATCAGATTTTGGCTTGGCTAAACTGAATGATGACTCTGGTCCTGTGAGCACTCGGATCGCTGGAACAGT TGGTTATATGGCTCCTGAATATGCCACAAGAGGTTGCTTGACACGTAAAGCGGACATCTACAGTTATGGAGTGGTGACACTAGAAATTGTTAGTGGAATGAGCAATACGAATAGCGTGTCAAATGAAGAATATCTGCACCTTCTTGATTGG GCTGAAGGATTGAAGCAGCAAGGGAGGCTGCTTGAAGTTGTTGATCGGCGTCTTGGTTCTGACTACTCGCAAGAACAGGCACTGAGGCTGCTGAACGTAGCTCTCCTATGTACAAGCACGTTACCAACCCAGCGGCCAAGAATGTCTTCAGTTGTGAAGATGCTTTGCGGTCAGATCCCAATTGAGGTCTCACCTGACGATGCCGATCTGATTGAAGACTTACATATCGCCCAACCCCACCACTCCTTGAATAACAGCCAAATAGATTGGTCCCAGATACCATCAAGTGATTGTTCAATCTTGCTCCACGACAGCAAGGACAGTGGCTGCTTACCATCTTCGAGTTCCTCTTCTCTGAAGCTGTGA
- the LOC101772474 gene encoding heat stress transcription factor C-2a-like, translating into MVDDPSTDGVIAWGRANNSFVVADPFVFARTLLPAHFKHSTSPASCASSTHTCARVAVEVVRLRREQRANEEQLVAMRRRVQETERRPRQMLALLARAGGDVDAMAVDGVRGSVPTVSNPSGGSLLLSDRS; encoded by the coding sequence ATGGTGGACGACCCGTCCACCGACGGCGTCATCGCGTGGGGCCGGGCCAACAACAGCTTCGTCGTCGCCGACCCCTTCGTCTTCGCGCGCACGCTGCTGCCCGCGCACTTCAAGCACTCAACTTCTCCAGCTTCGTGCGCCAGCTCAACACATACGTGCGCCAGGGTGGCCGTGGAGGTGGTCCGGCTGAGGCGGGAGCAGAGAGCCAACGAGGAACAGCTGGTGGCGATGCGGCGCCGCGTGCAGGAGACCGAGCGCCGGCCCAGGCAGATGCTCGCGCTCCTCGCTAgggccggcggcgacgtggaCGCCATGGCCGTCGACGGTGTCCGTGGCTCCGTGCCGACTGTTTCGAACCCGTCAGGTGGCAGTTTGCTGCTGAGTGATCGATCGTGA
- the LOC101768695 gene encoding probable LRR receptor-like serine/threonine-protein kinase At1g53440 isoform X2, with product MGGGGYHCGVVVLLRRLFLLLLGLGCSIGGRCWAQATRLPQQEVEALKGIATKLNKTDWDFNVDPCSASGNWVNSPTKFLISNVTCDCSFKNHMECHVISLQLRRQNLSGVLPEEVLNLTYLRHLDLPRNFIQGPIPASWASLPVFNLSLQGNRISGRLPKELGRMPMLKSIVLESNQIEGPIPPELGNIISLERFFISANNITGELPPTFSRLTNMTDFRIDGTSISGKIPSFIKNWQRVNRIDMQGTLMSGPIPQEISLLKNLTELRVTDLSGPSMKFPPLQNALHLKELVLRNCSIYGEIPSYLGLMQYLKVLDISFNKLTGQIPINFQGMTALQYLYLTSNMLTGDLPDWMLKNRASNKKNMDISYNDFTGNPPSECQQANVNMVSSFSSSNDNSLQPCLRKNLPCMGKPRDSSLFINCGGKSVTVDGVTYKDDSSQIGTSTFVLSNDKKWAYSSTGDFVGNENADYIARNTSELTLAHPELYTEARLASLSLKYYGLCMDNGEYMVKLHFAEIVFTEDHTYSSNGKRVFDVFIQGAKVLGDFNIQDEAGGVRRAITKYFATNITENTLEIHLYWGGKGSTAIPYRGMYGPLISAISVTQTRRNHRGVSTGVVIAIIAVPCLAVILLLIACYFKIWKRKNVIGRQFCNQGRKTTISELQTRAQYFFTLKEIEHATKHFDPANKIGEGGFGPVYKGTLADGTAIAVKKLSSKSSQGNREFLNETGIIFTLRHPNLVRLFGCCIDGDQLLLIYEFLENNSLGRALFEHKLKLDWPTRYNICLGTAKGLVYLHEESTLKIIHRDIKPSNILLDEKLQPKISDFGLAKLNDDSGPVSTRIAGTVGYMAPEYATRGCLTRKADIYSYGVVTLEIVSGMSNTNSVSNEEYLHLLDWAEGLKQQGRLLEVVDRRLGSDYSQEQALRLLNVALLCTSTLPTQRPRMSSVVKMLCGQIPIEVSPDDADLIEDLHIAQPHHSLNNSQIDWSQIPSSDCSILLHDSKDSGCLPSSSSSSLKL from the exons ATGGGAGGAGGCGGCTACCACTGCGGCGTTGTGGTTCTGctccgccgcctcttcctcctgctcctggGCCTCGGCTGCAGCATCGGCGGCCGGTGCTGGGCGCAGGCTACTCGGCTGCCGCAGCAAGAAG TTGAAGCGCTCAAAGGAATAGCAACCAAGCTTAACAAGACGGACTGGGACTTCAACGTGGATCCATGCAGTGCATCAGGAAATTGGGTCAATTCCCCCACCAAATTTCTTATCAGCAATGTGACATGTGATTGTTCATTCAAGAACCACATGGAGTGTCACGTTATCAGCTT GCAGCTTAGGCGTCAGAATCTCAGTGGAGTTCTACCTGAAGAAGTTTTGAATCTTACTTATTTGCGACATCT TGACTTGCCACGCAACTTCATTCAAGGACCAATTCCAGCATCCTGGGCAAGCCTACCTGTTTTTAATCT GTCTCTGCAGGGAAATCGCATATCTGGAAGACTACCTAAGGAACTTGGACGCATGCCCATGTTGAAATCTAT CGTGCTAGAAAGTAATCAGATTGAGGGCCCTATTCCACCAGAGCTGGGTAATATCATCAGCTTGGAGAGATT TTTCATTTCTGCAAATAACATCACAGGAGAGTTGCCCCCAACGTTTTCCAGGCTGACAAATATGACAGACTT TCGTATTGATGGGACCAGTATCTCAGGGAAAATACCCAGCTTCATTAAGAATTGGCAGCGCGTGAACAGAAT AGACATGCAGGGTACCTTGATGAGTGGACCTATTCCTCAAGAAATTTCCTTGCTAAAGAACTTGACAGAACT GAGGGTGACTGATTTGAGTGGACCAAGCATGAAATTTCCTCCCTTACAAAATGCGCTGCACCTTAAAGAATT GGTCCTAAGAAATTGCTCCATCTATGGTGAAATACCTTCTTACCTTGGACTAATGCAGTACCTTAAAGTCTT AGATATAAGCTTCAACAAGTTGACCGGTCAAATCCCAATAAATTTTCAAGGAATGACAGCACTACAATATTT GTACCTGACTAGCAATATGCTGACAGGAGATTTGCCTGATTGGATGTTGAAAAACAGGGcaagcaataaaaaaaacat GGATATATCGTATAATGACTTCACGGGTAACCCTCCATCTGAGTGCCAGCAAGCAAATGT AAATATGGTGTCAAGCTTTTCATCTTCAAATGACAATTC ATTGCAGCCATGTTTAAGAAAGAATCTTCCTTGCATGGGCAAACCACGCG ATTCCTCCCTGTTCATCAATTGTGGCGGTAAAAGTGTTACGGTGGATGGGGTTACCTACAAGGATGACTCGTCCCAAATTGGAACATCAACCTTTGTTTTATCTAATGATAAGAAATGGGCATACAGTAGCACAGGTGATTTTGTGGGTAACGAGAATGCTGACTATATTGCTAGAAACACATCGGAATTAACCCTGGCTCATCCTGAGCTATACACTGAAGCTCGTCTCGCATCTCTCTCTCTGAAATACTATGGCCTTTGCATGGATAATGGTGAATATATGGTAAAGCTTCATTTTGCTGAGATTGTGTTCACAGAAGATCATACTTATTCCAGTAACGGCAAGCGTGTTTTTGATGTCTTCATCCAG GGTGCTAAAGTATTGGGGGACTTTAACATTCAAGATGAGGCTGGTGGTGTCCGTCGTGCAATTACCAAATATTTTGCAACCAACATTACAGAGAATACACTGGAAATTCACTTATATTGGGGAGGCAAAGGTAGCACAGCGATACCTTATCGGGGCATGTATGGTCCACTGATCTCAGCCATATCGGTAACTCAGA CTCGCAGGAACCATCGTGGAGTCTCAACTGGAGTGGTGATCGCCATAATAGCTGTGCCATGTTTGGCTGTCATACTCCTGCTTATAGCCTGCTATTTCAAAATCTGGAAAAGGAAGAATGTTATAG GTAGACAATTCTGCAACCAAGGAAGGAAAACTACTATTTCAGAGCTTCAAACACGGGCACAGTATTTCTTTACCTTGAAAGAGATTGAGCATGCAACAAAACATTTTGATCCTGCAAATAAAATAGGTGAGGGTGGCTTTGGACCTGTTTacaag GGTACACTAGCAGATGGTACTGCTATTGCAGTAAAAAAGCTGTCCTCGAAATCAAGCCAAGGAAATCGTGAGTTTTTAAATGAGACAGGAATAATATTTACTCTAAGGCATCCAAACCTTGTGAGGCTCTTTGGTTGTTGTATTGATGGGGATCAGCTTCTTCTGATATATGAATTCTTGGAAAATAATAGTCTTGGTCGTGCACTTTTTG AACACAAGCTGAAATTAGACTGGCCAACAAGGTACAACATCTGCCTTGGAACTGCGAAAGGTCTGGTCTATCTCCACGAAGAGTCTACACTAAAAATAATCCACAGAGATATTAAACCATCAAATATTCTTCTTGATGAAAAGCTGCAGCCTAAAATATCAGATTTTGGCTTGGCTAAACTGAATGATGACTCTGGTCCTGTGAGCACTCGGATCGCTGGAACAGT TGGTTATATGGCTCCTGAATATGCCACAAGAGGTTGCTTGACACGTAAAGCGGACATCTACAGTTATGGAGTGGTGACACTAGAAATTGTTAGTGGAATGAGCAATACGAATAGCGTGTCAAATGAAGAATATCTGCACCTTCTTGATTGG GCTGAAGGATTGAAGCAGCAAGGGAGGCTGCTTGAAGTTGTTGATCGGCGTCTTGGTTCTGACTACTCGCAAGAACAGGCACTGAGGCTGCTGAACGTAGCTCTCCTATGTACAAGCACGTTACCAACCCAGCGGCCAAGAATGTCTTCAGTTGTGAAGATGCTTTGCGGTCAGATCCCAATTGAGGTCTCACCTGACGATGCCGATCTGATTGAAGACTTACATATCGCCCAACCCCACCACTCCTTGAATAACAGCCAAATAGATTGGTCCCAGATACCATCAAGTGATTGTTCAATCTTGCTCCACGACAGCAAGGACAGTGGCTGCTTACCATCTTCGAGTTCCTCTTCTCTGAAGCTGTGA
- the LOC101768695 gene encoding probable LRR receptor-like serine/threonine-protein kinase At1g53440 isoform X3, with protein MECHVISLQLRRQNLSGVLPEEVLNLTYLRHLDLPRNFIQGPIPASWASLPVFNLSLQGNRISGRLPKELGRMPMLKSIVLESNQIEGPIPPELGNIISLERFFISANNITGELPPTFSRLTNMTDFRIDGTSISGKIPSFIKNWQRVNRIDMQGTLMSGPIPQEISLLKNLTELRVTDLSGPSMKFPPLQNALHLKELVLRNCSIYGEIPSYLGLMQYLKVLDISFNKLTGQIPINFQGMTALQYLYLTSNMLTGDLPDWMLKNRASNKKNMDISYNDFTGNPPSECQQANVNMVSSFSSSNDNSLQPCLRKNLPCMGKPRDSSLFINCGGKSVTVDGVTYKDDSSQIGTSTFVLSNDKKWAYSSTGDFVGNENADYIARNTSELTLAHPELYTEARLASLSLKYYGLCMDNGEYMVKLHFAEIVFTEDHTYSSNGKRVFDVFIQGAKVLGDFNIQDEAGGVRRAITKYFATNITENTLEIHLYWGGKGSTAIPYRGMYGPLISAISVTQTRRNHRGVSTGVVIAIIAVPCLAVILLLIACYFKIWKRKNVIGRQFCNQGRKTTISELQTRAQYFFTLKEIEHATKHFDPANKIGEGGFGPVYKGTLADGTAIAVKKLSSKSSQGNREFLNETGIIFTLRHPNLVRLFGCCIDGDQLLLIYEFLENNSLGRALFGRAEHKLKLDWPTRYNICLGTAKGLVYLHEESTLKIIHRDIKPSNILLDEKLQPKISDFGLAKLNDDSGPVSTRIAGTVGYMAPEYATRGCLTRKADIYSYGVVTLEIVSGMSNTNSVSNEEYLHLLDWAEGLKQQGRLLEVVDRRLGSDYSQEQALRLLNVALLCTSTLPTQRPRMSSVVKMLCGQIPIEVSPDDADLIEDLHIAQPHHSLNNSQIDWSQIPSSDCSILLHDSKDSGCLPSSSSSSLKL; from the exons ATGGAGTGTCACGTTATCAGCTT GCAGCTTAGGCGTCAGAATCTCAGTGGAGTTCTACCTGAAGAAGTTTTGAATCTTACTTATTTGCGACATCT TGACTTGCCACGCAACTTCATTCAAGGACCAATTCCAGCATCCTGGGCAAGCCTACCTGTTTTTAATCT GTCTCTGCAGGGAAATCGCATATCTGGAAGACTACCTAAGGAACTTGGACGCATGCCCATGTTGAAATCTAT CGTGCTAGAAAGTAATCAGATTGAGGGCCCTATTCCACCAGAGCTGGGTAATATCATCAGCTTGGAGAGATT TTTCATTTCTGCAAATAACATCACAGGAGAGTTGCCCCCAACGTTTTCCAGGCTGACAAATATGACAGACTT TCGTATTGATGGGACCAGTATCTCAGGGAAAATACCCAGCTTCATTAAGAATTGGCAGCGCGTGAACAGAAT AGACATGCAGGGTACCTTGATGAGTGGACCTATTCCTCAAGAAATTTCCTTGCTAAAGAACTTGACAGAACT GAGGGTGACTGATTTGAGTGGACCAAGCATGAAATTTCCTCCCTTACAAAATGCGCTGCACCTTAAAGAATT GGTCCTAAGAAATTGCTCCATCTATGGTGAAATACCTTCTTACCTTGGACTAATGCAGTACCTTAAAGTCTT AGATATAAGCTTCAACAAGTTGACCGGTCAAATCCCAATAAATTTTCAAGGAATGACAGCACTACAATATTT GTACCTGACTAGCAATATGCTGACAGGAGATTTGCCTGATTGGATGTTGAAAAACAGGGcaagcaataaaaaaaacat GGATATATCGTATAATGACTTCACGGGTAACCCTCCATCTGAGTGCCAGCAAGCAAATGT AAATATGGTGTCAAGCTTTTCATCTTCAAATGACAATTC ATTGCAGCCATGTTTAAGAAAGAATCTTCCTTGCATGGGCAAACCACGCG ATTCCTCCCTGTTCATCAATTGTGGCGGTAAAAGTGTTACGGTGGATGGGGTTACCTACAAGGATGACTCGTCCCAAATTGGAACATCAACCTTTGTTTTATCTAATGATAAGAAATGGGCATACAGTAGCACAGGTGATTTTGTGGGTAACGAGAATGCTGACTATATTGCTAGAAACACATCGGAATTAACCCTGGCTCATCCTGAGCTATACACTGAAGCTCGTCTCGCATCTCTCTCTCTGAAATACTATGGCCTTTGCATGGATAATGGTGAATATATGGTAAAGCTTCATTTTGCTGAGATTGTGTTCACAGAAGATCATACTTATTCCAGTAACGGCAAGCGTGTTTTTGATGTCTTCATCCAG GGTGCTAAAGTATTGGGGGACTTTAACATTCAAGATGAGGCTGGTGGTGTCCGTCGTGCAATTACCAAATATTTTGCAACCAACATTACAGAGAATACACTGGAAATTCACTTATATTGGGGAGGCAAAGGTAGCACAGCGATACCTTATCGGGGCATGTATGGTCCACTGATCTCAGCCATATCGGTAACTCAGA CTCGCAGGAACCATCGTGGAGTCTCAACTGGAGTGGTGATCGCCATAATAGCTGTGCCATGTTTGGCTGTCATACTCCTGCTTATAGCCTGCTATTTCAAAATCTGGAAAAGGAAGAATGTTATAG GTAGACAATTCTGCAACCAAGGAAGGAAAACTACTATTTCAGAGCTTCAAACACGGGCACAGTATTTCTTTACCTTGAAAGAGATTGAGCATGCAACAAAACATTTTGATCCTGCAAATAAAATAGGTGAGGGTGGCTTTGGACCTGTTTacaag GGTACACTAGCAGATGGTACTGCTATTGCAGTAAAAAAGCTGTCCTCGAAATCAAGCCAAGGAAATCGTGAGTTTTTAAATGAGACAGGAATAATATTTACTCTAAGGCATCCAAACCTTGTGAGGCTCTTTGGTTGTTGTATTGATGGGGATCAGCTTCTTCTGATATATGAATTCTTGGAAAATAATAGTCTTGGTCGTGCACTTTTTG GTCGTGCAGAACACAAGCTGAAATTAGACTGGCCAACAAGGTACAACATCTGCCTTGGAACTGCGAAAGGTCTGGTCTATCTCCACGAAGAGTCTACACTAAAAATAATCCACAGAGATATTAAACCATCAAATATTCTTCTTGATGAAAAGCTGCAGCCTAAAATATCAGATTTTGGCTTGGCTAAACTGAATGATGACTCTGGTCCTGTGAGCACTCGGATCGCTGGAACAGT TGGTTATATGGCTCCTGAATATGCCACAAGAGGTTGCTTGACACGTAAAGCGGACATCTACAGTTATGGAGTGGTGACACTAGAAATTGTTAGTGGAATGAGCAATACGAATAGCGTGTCAAATGAAGAATATCTGCACCTTCTTGATTGG GCTGAAGGATTGAAGCAGCAAGGGAGGCTGCTTGAAGTTGTTGATCGGCGTCTTGGTTCTGACTACTCGCAAGAACAGGCACTGAGGCTGCTGAACGTAGCTCTCCTATGTACAAGCACGTTACCAACCCAGCGGCCAAGAATGTCTTCAGTTGTGAAGATGCTTTGCGGTCAGATCCCAATTGAGGTCTCACCTGACGATGCCGATCTGATTGAAGACTTACATATCGCCCAACCCCACCACTCCTTGAATAACAGCCAAATAGATTGGTCCCAGATACCATCAAGTGATTGTTCAATCTTGCTCCACGACAGCAAGGACAGTGGCTGCTTACCATCTTCGAGTTCCTCTTCTCTGAAGCTGTGA
- the LOC101770723 gene encoding heat stress transcription factor C-2a-like yields MASGGGAGADAAGVAPFVAKTYRMVDDPSTDGVIAWGRDNNSFVVADPFVFSQTLLPAHFKHSNFSSFVRQLNTYGFRKVDPDRWEFAHVSFLRGQTHLLPRIVRRSSGGGGGKRKDDGCGGGGDAGAVDEDAVAMELVRLKREQRAIEDQVAAMWRRVQETERRPKQMLAFLVKVAGDPQVLRRLVSSSGASGAGGASGGVGFASGPEEDCAGGEVAKRARLLLDGGDPVYGGGSSDAAAAAEFGGFYSAGADDVGFGGEAGGYLQPPPYVFPVNSGY; encoded by the exons atggcgagcggcggcggcgcgggcgcggatgCGGCCGGGGTGGCGCCGTTCGTGGCCAAGACGTACCGCATGGTGGACGACCCGTCCACCGACGGCGTCATCGCGTGGGGCAGGGACAACAACAGCTTCGTCGTCGCCGACCCCTTCGTCTTCTCGCAGACGCTCCTCCCCGCGCACTTCAAGCACTCCAACTTCTCCAGCTTCGTGCGACAGCTCAACACCTAC GGCTTCCGGAAGGTTGATCCGGACCGGTGGGAGTTCGCGCACGTATCGTTCCTGCGCGGGCAGACGCACCTCCTGCCCCGGATCGTCcgcaggagcagcggcggcggcggcggcaagcgcaAGGacgacggctgcggcggcggtggcgacgccgGGGCCGTGGATGAGGACGCGGTGGCCATGGAGTTGGTCCGGCTGAAGCGGGAGCAGCGCGCCATCGAGGACCAGGTGGCAGCGATGTGGCGCCGCGTGCAGGAGACGGAGCGCCGGCCCAAGCAGATGCTCGCCTTCCTCGTCAAGGTCGCCGGCGACCCGCAGGTCCTGCGCCGCCTCGTCTCCTCCTCCGGGGCCTCCGGGGCAggcggcgcgagcggcggcgtcgggttCGCCTCGGGTCCGGAAGAGGACTGCGCCGGCGGGGAGGTCGCGAAGAGGGCGCGCCtgctcctcgacggcggcgaccCGGTCTATGGTGGTGGCagcagcgacgccgccgccgccgccgagttcGGCGGGTTCTacagcgccggcgccgatgaCGTCGGgttcggcggcgaggccggcggatacctgcagccgccgccgtacGTGTTCCCCGTGAACAGCGGCTACTGA